tttgCTATTAACAATCTCGTTAATTACAGTGATCCATGtaatttttctattaatttaaataaattaattgacacaatgtgttacttaaattaattgaatttaataacACTGGCTATTTGCGTTTGCATTAGTAAATGTTTCGTTGAATTTGAAAGGAATGGCTTATTTTTGACTCATTTTCTGACATGTGACCGTGTGCCTAGATTATTCTAGAATATATCTGTGACCATAAACAACACAAGTGCATTCCATAAACGTCTTATTTACTAATGTCAACGATTgtttaaaagtatttgaaattCGAAGATGGCACACAAGCAAAATTACAAAGTAAAAGAAATCGATGCACAACCTATTTCCAGAAAttacaatcaaataaaatgagattaaaatatctataactaaattaaaaaaacaatctaaATAATAGAGATACGTCAATTCCTAAAATAATTAACCCCAAGGTGACaacaaaaatcttaaataaaattagtgtcttaaaactaaaaataaaacccaaTTGTTTATGGTATGAAGTAGATTTCAATTGTAAATCAATGTTGGTATTGGATattgataaataggtacaatatttgttcagtaaaaaaataataatttcgatGACAAACTGGAagcaaaatattacaaaatctaCTTATTTTTTAGAGAGTTCGATCtaaatacatacacacatacataattatattacacGTAATAGTCGTAGGTATGGACGTGTCCACAAACAATATTCAAGACTCCATAGTCTATGCGAAGAGAGTTGGCAATATACAGTTGAAGGAAAGCGGATGGcacaaaattcatattttacagACAAGATCGATCATTCAGAACAATACATGCGAACCACATTGGTCTTCCAACAGAGACTCACACCTCTGATAAACACCATTTCAAATCATCACACAAATGATTAAAAAACTTGGTCTCAaagatgataatttaataacaatttaatttctaTCATGCTGTCATCTCGTACAGAAAATATTCTGTATCTTTTGTACCGGGCTTGTACATCACTGTACATGCCGTACATTACAAATGTATCCATGTCAAACatttatagaacaataaataatttcatcgatcgtaattttttaaaataaatcacagaACAATTTTAGCCAcgttcataaattaataaattacttttgtttattttgccgCGCGTTTCGCGTGGTATGGTGTGTAActgtcaaaatttaaaaatggaatggCTGGTCTGCAGACGGTTGACCGGTCAGTCGAGGCGTGACCGGCGACTAGTAAATACGTGGCGTTGGTTGCTCTGTGTCGTCTCACGCGTAGAACTCGCGGTTGTTGTGACCCTTGCCGTACGACGCTGCGGCAGGGCTTCTCTTGGGCTCGTCGAGCGCGTACGACCCCTCGTCCTTCTTGCGCATTCGATATACTATGAACATCACCACCAGGATTGCACATAGTAGCCCTACTACTGCACCGCCAATCACGGCTGAAATCACAGAAAAAATACACGATTAATACAGAATACAgctagaaaataataagaatcataGACTTTTCGTCATTTTGAAGTATTTTCCCAAAAACTATCGACTACAAAATTGGTGTCTCTGTAAAAACCTCAGATTAGGAGGGCACGTTAAATCGTCGTCCCTGACTGTTAACTAACAGCTTTAGCTGGGGCCGTCAGCCTCATCCGAGCTCCACACAGTACCCAGCAAAAAGGTTTCCTTTCGCCTCTCAAATCTAGCAAA
The window above is part of the Helicoverpa armigera isolate CAAS_96S chromosome 3, ASM3070526v1, whole genome shotgun sequence genome. Proteins encoded here:
- the LOC110379998 gene encoding syndecan isoform X7, yielding MNAKPEDRATSFFAQPGILAAVIGGAVVGLLCAILVVMFIVYRMRKKDEGSYALDEPKRSPAAASYGKGHNNREFYA